One segment of Drosophila ananassae strain 14024-0371.13 chromosome 3R, ASM1763931v2, whole genome shotgun sequence DNA contains the following:
- the LOC6497712 gene encoding uncharacterized protein LOC6497712 isoform X1, with amino-acid sequence MSRHSSPQRFESMVEISSTSSLETTAYNKLSTMLEIEQIVKKTLEKIQLISKCGGADVDIIMDLIMPKVRQHLKSYNMLHEDVTSIRSNVEAYMQHIETVDHDIADIFLDLHNIYRKLERFDDSSKLCPVKKEVLQKRVKESEDLLTRSRHYLPNDPKELISELNDPPKEPPADPKAK; translated from the exons ATGTCGCGCCATTCATCTCCGCAAAGGTTCGAGTCCATGGTTGAAATTAGTAGTACCAGTTCCCTCGAGACTACGGCTTATAATAAGCTATCGACCATGCTAGAAATCGAGCAAATTGTGAAGAAGACTTTGGAGAAAATCCAGTTAATTTCAAAATGTGGCGGCGCAGACGTGGATATTATCATGGATCTAATAATGCCCAAGGTCAGACAGCATTTGAAGTCTTACAACATGCTCCACGAGGATGTTACGAGTATCAGAAGCAATGTAGAAGCCTATATGCAGCACATCGAAACAGTGGATCACGATATAGCCGACATATTTTTGGACTTGCACAATATATACAGAAAGCTTGAGCGCTTCGATGACTCCAGCAAGCTGTGTCCTGTCAAAAAGGAGGTATTGCAGAAACGGGTGAAAGAATCTGAGGACTTGCTCACACGTTCGCGGCACTATCTGCCCAACGATCCCAAAGAGCTGATTTCCGAGCTTAACGACCCTCCAAAGGAGCCCCCTGCTGATCCAAAG GCAAAGTGA
- the LOC6497712 gene encoding uncharacterized protein LOC6497712 isoform X2, giving the protein MSRHSSPQRFESMVEISSTSSLETTAYNKLSTMLEIEQIVKKTLEKIQLISKCGGADVDIIMDLIMPKVRQHLKSYNMLHEDVTSIRSNVEAYMQHIETVDHDIADIFLDLHNIYRKLERFDDSSKLCPVKKEVLQKRVKESEDLLTRSRHYLPNDPKELISELNDPPKEPPADPKV; this is encoded by the exons ATGTCGCGCCATTCATCTCCGCAAAGGTTCGAGTCCATGGTTGAAATTAGTAGTACCAGTTCCCTCGAGACTACGGCTTATAATAAGCTATCGACCATGCTAGAAATCGAGCAAATTGTGAAGAAGACTTTGGAGAAAATCCAGTTAATTTCAAAATGTGGCGGCGCAGACGTGGATATTATCATGGATCTAATAATGCCCAAGGTCAGACAGCATTTGAAGTCTTACAACATGCTCCACGAGGATGTTACGAGTATCAGAAGCAATGTAGAAGCCTATATGCAGCACATCGAAACAGTGGATCACGATATAGCCGACATATTTTTGGACTTGCACAATATATACAGAAAGCTTGAGCGCTTCGATGACTCCAGCAAGCTGTGTCCTGTCAAAAAGGAGGTATTGCAGAAACGGGTGAAAGAATCTGAGGACTTGCTCACACGTTCGCGGCACTATCTGCCCAACGATCCCAAAGAGCTGATTTCCGAGCTTAACGACCCTCCAAAGGAGCCCCCTGCTGATCCAAAG GTGTAA